The following nucleotide sequence is from Solea senegalensis isolate Sse05_10M linkage group LG19, IFAPA_SoseM_1, whole genome shotgun sequence.
GTTGACAGaaccaaaacatttcatcttATAACAGAGCGCCCCGGAAGTTAATAAGCACTAACGTGAATTGCATGATGGGTTGTGTAGTTCTTTTTCATTGACCTGCGTAAAAACTTGACAAAGTTAATTTAAACATCGTAGACAGTTATAAATATGTAATGGGCACCAATAAAGGTGCAGTTCagggttgtatgaggtactgacacgtTATCAATACTGACTTCAGTGACCGTAAACCATCTGGGACCCgtttgttttgtaattaaaCTACAAAGATTGTGTGACTTTTGTGTGGCGCCTCCATATAAGGCAGCTGGTTGAATCTATCTGATGTCCTCTAATCGTAGTAACATGCTGCAAAATCAGGAAGATTAAAGCTGTGATGCTTTGCTTTTTGATGACTACATTAGACTACACATTTATGTCTAAATGTAAACACTGACAGTATGTACTATCAACACCTCACCGATGTCACTCATCCACACACCCACTGCACCACTGAGGCCTGATTGATGGAGGCTGTTTACATGGTCGTCTTTCCAGTAAATTGTCCATCTCTGTCCATCTCTTCtgaagatacacacacacacacaaatcacatgactgactgtcatctttatttcattaatttattcTCATCTGAAGAATGTCACACTTGTAGTTTCCCAGAATAGGCAAATATTTATACTGCATTCAATAGTAGCCTCATGAGCTTTAATCAATTTCCACTTTGGTGCACATGTCACACTTAATAGACACTTGTCAGGATATAAAGGAGAATACTAtatttttatatgaaaaaataCCTTTGTTTGGAAAAAGTGTAGAATTCCTCTATAAATTAGTCATTGTCCATCTTGATTATCTTCATTATTCTGCTTTCATTGTTCAAAGGTGTAGTGCTGTagattttcaaatgaaaacagtgagaCAGGACACATTATCCTAAACTTGCCATTAGATTTCATGTTTCTATATTAAAGAACTGGGAGAGTGAACTATGTGTGCTTCTGGATTAAAACATGTCATGAACCCAAGGCTTTGTTGATTATTTGAATTAATTATTCAATTGACTCTGCATGCAGTGATTCCACCACTACCTTAACTATCACATTCTGAATCAAAttcaatacaataaaataaaatacagtatatatgaacatacagtatatatgaagTATACAGACATTCCGCGGCACACGTtcccacatttttatttgaccaAATTAAGTTTATATAAATCAATGTTTTGTAAATATATCATTGATAAAGTTGAACAGGCTCAAGTTTCCCATCTCTATTTTCATGTTGCACATTGGTGTTCGTGCGACTGCGGTCCGTGTCACACATATTCATTATTGTATCGTTCCGCCAGTCTTCACCTCGTACGGTGAACATTCCTCGCTGTTTTGACGCATAACgacatgcacacatttacaacaagaCTGTGCGCTACAGCGAGCAAGGCTTATAACCGTCTACTTATGATCGAAAGACCATGAAACAAAAGTACTTCTACTGTTACTTCCTGTGAGGTCTGATACAACTTCCGCTCCGTAACACCAGCTGTTGTGGCCAAGATGGCGCATAGCCCGACAGAGTTGGAGAGTTCCCTGGACGCCGACCAAGCTGGGGAACAAGTCAGAGGTATTTTGAGGCGCTGCAGAGGACGACCCAGACTCACAGACTCTGACCGGGCTCAGAGACGCCTCGAATCCCGAAAGAAGTACGACGTGCGGAGGGTTTACCTGGGAGAGTCACATAAGCTGTGGAGTGAGCTCCGCAGACGGACCAGCCTGAGTGATGCGGGATTGGCAGAGTATCTGATCCTGCTCAACTCTACATATGGAGAAAAATACCAGCAGAAATACAGCGGGTAGGCTATGGACACTGTATTATTACATACTCAACTGTACATTAGAACGGAACACATCAATGACAGGATGTGAGGTCCTCTCATAGTCAATTTTGAGTTTAAACGTTTTCTGGTGGAGCGAAATGTGCACACGTTTGCGTGTTGTCTGCATTCATTTATAGTTGAAATGTCAACGTTTCTTATCTTATTGTCACCAGTAGAATatattacataatatatatttaatatacacTGTACACATATTTGACATGATGTGGGTAGTCTCCtgtaatgttgttattattattattagggatgACCTTATTTGACATTCAGTATCtgggtcaaaatcactggattgaaTGTTTGAAAGAGTTATAAATGAAAGATCCATTAACCTTATGTGAGTGAGGGCTTCACATGTCAGAAAAATTGGTGGacaattaaatttttttaatgactGGTTATGCATCAGTACACTGGTACTAAGGGGTAAaagactgtatcagactgatagCGATCTAAAATTTGTAGTCAGGGCCTTGAGACTCTGGAATGTCCAGCCCAAGGAGATTGGGTCAGCACACTCAGGGATGCCTTTAAGTCCCTTTTGAATTTGTACCTGTATTGGAACGTTTGCCCTAATTTTTATGATTCATCATATCCCTGCCCCCTTGCaccatatttattttacaaatactTTTAACCCATTTCTATGAaaactgattattttatttactcgGCTGATTTTAGGACCTGTGTGTTTTATCTGTTGTGCTCTATAAATTACATTTGTCaccataattattattattattattattattattattattatattattattattatgaccaTCAACTACTGTTTGCAATTTTTTCACcaaactgtgttgttttatgtttccaAATGATATAACTGTGCATTACAGGAAGAAGATTGCTCCTGAGGTCTCagtgaaacagaaaaaaggtGAGTGGAACCATAAACCGATATTTCCCAAAAGCATTCACATGTGGCATTTTATAGCTGGCTCTTTTAAGTacttaaattgttaaatttttAACAGCCAGAAAATATCTGTTGCTCAAAATTatcaacaaatgaataaattgaTGCAAGTAAGTCTTACGGAGGTGCTTTATATCTACTACATTGTTACACTGAGGGTCAActattaatatgatatataacAATTTGTCTTGTCTCCCAGGCAGGAGGGAGCGAGTGTCAAACCTCCAGAGCCTGGTGTGTTGGTACCAGGATCACTGCCACTCCTGTCCCCACGAGCCACAGCTCAAAGCTCTAGAGCCTCAGCCCAatttctccactgctgctctctggCAATGTGAATCAAACCACTCGTTTGTGCAGTACCTTTTCTCACCTCCAAGGGAGGCAAGTGAatcagagcaggaggaggaggaggacgagggtgTCAACAGCGATGACAATGCTGAAAAGACAGAATTGGTTGCAGCTAAAGgcacagagagcaggaggaagagaaacGAGACTCACAAACAATTCAAAGGTGCAGATTAAAAACTTTATAACTTGAACTGACTTATTCTTTGCTTGTGTTATTAATCTCATGTGACGTTTAATGTACACCAGCTGCTCGTAATTGACatgttattttaatcatttgctTTTCTGTAGATGTGGATGAAAACGTGGATGTTCCTGAGGAACATCAAACAACCACAAGCCCAATCAAAGAAGATGCAGCTCTAAACCTCCAGTCCAGTTCAGAGGCTCCTTCCAGGGATGTTCCACTTATAGGGCAGGCTGTGtgggagatggagatggagcaACAACAAGGCTCCCCCTCTTCAGCATTTCACTCCATTCCCTCAGAAGGAGAGGCTGAGGATCTGGGACAAGACAGTGATGCTGGGGTAGAGGAAGAAATAAGGACTACACCAGATAATTATGATtgtgttaccatgacaacagccTTAGCTGACAAACAGGAGAAGACAGATGAGGACCCGGTGCTGTCACAGACCTTGAGTGGCTCTTTGGAGCTGAGTGCTCAGACAGTCCCAGCGTCCGTGCAGGAGCAGAGTGAGCTGTTTGACCCCGAGACTGTGCAGACGGTGGTGAGCAACTGTGAGATACCTGAGCAGAGGGCGGCTTTGGAAGGCTCACAGGTCGGTGGAATGAGTATCTAACATTGTTTGTATGCGTCCTCATTTGAAAATGGGaagactatcagacctgactcagGTGAGTTTGTGTCTCAGAGACTGAGATCCTGGCAGTGCAGGGACAGGTGGAGACAAGAAGGTGAACAACTGAGTATACTGAGTAGTAGAATTTACtcctgaaactttttgtgggcccttctttgtgttttcagtcatactccatcctgtttgcagtcgtctctTTTAATctgcacaatgttgctgttgcctccgtctgtcttgacataaaaaaaatcacttcctgtgtgcacaagccatttgtttatgtttaaaagttacgtACTAGAGTTGTAAGAGGTAGAGTGATATTACCGTCAACAGTAGAACTAGATAAAAGAGGTATGAGTACACAGAACACTTCAGAtgttctgactttttttttcgttttctttCTCAGTTAATTATCATCACCGGCTCCAGTTATGAGGCGCTCGCGTCGGAGGGAATCCAGCTCAATGTGGGTGGTGGAGACATGGAGGAAGTCACATGCACTGTCATCGGGGGCGTCGCCTACAATCAGGTTTGCGCTTGCGACTCAAAAATCAGGACGGCAGAGGATGAAGACTCCATGACAGGTGTGCTACGTTCAGCAGATGTCTATGAAATGCAAAGGCACATAGAAATGCAATTGCCCGAAAGGGATTCTAGGCCCCTGTTCTGACCaggtattatggtctgtcctGAGCGATCCCATCACAAGTGGACAATgatgaatgtatttattaattcctattattatattaaaatgtatgacCACTGAGAACAGAAACTCGCAGACTGTGGGAAGCTGATCTCATGTGGTCAGAGGAGACACACATGCAGGATGTGTTTTAATGCCAAGTGTCTCTCCTTGAGTCTTGATATAATACGGTTTTTgctatatttctttttttacaggtCTGAgtgacaaacagctgctgcagcccaCAGATGACTCTCTAGAGCTGAGTAGTGACAGAGAACTGCAGCGGAGCAGGTCTGTTGTGCTCATACTCTACATAATGTAGTCACAGAAGAAGTGAAATTGAGGATGTGTGAACTCGGAGCTCTGCAGGCATAGTCTTCCCTCTTTTATCCAGctattgtcttttgttttttccagtgtCAGGTCAAAGAGGAGCAGACGAGGCCCAGTCATCGAGGCTGACGGGATGCTCAAGATGTTCCACTGTCCTTACGAGGGCTGCAGTCAAGTTTATGTAGCCATTAGCAGCTTTCAGGTACAATAACAGCATTTGTTCCCGCTTCATGCTTCAGTTTGTTGATCTGATGACTGAAAGGACATTTCCTTTGTTTCATTCACTTTAGAATCACGTGAACCTAGTTCACAGGAAAGGGAGGACCAAGGTTTGCACTCATCCAGGCTGTGGGAAAAAGTTTTACCTTTCAAATCACCTGCATCGCCATATGATCATCCACTCAGGTGAGCTGTTGTGCCAGTTTCTCACCTCTCTGAATGCAAGTTTTAGGTGATCACCATAGAGCTGTGGCCCCCTAGTGGTTCCTGACAGTACTGCAGGGAGAAAGGTCAtataaaaccatgtttttttattttcagttatgTAATTAAGTTTGAATTTGCTGTAAAGTATGTACGATAGATTTTAAGGAATGAAACCAAGCCATTACGGTAAATTATGTGTTAATGTTCTTATACCTGATCTACTATAATatagaaattattattttattgctaTTTTATGTGTAAGTATCCAGTGTCAGCCGGTCAGCATTCAGGCATTTCAGTATTTGCACTCACAATAAATTTgttgattttaatttgtaaattgttgtttatgttgatgGATAATTCCGCactttcaaatgtcacatggatCCCATGTGCTGGAAGATATGCAAGTTCAGAAAGAAAGCGGATCGATGCATAATCTGCACTGAAAGTTTGGATCCAATATTCATAAGACTTGTCCTTCAGATAATGTGTTTGGTGCtctgcaaataaaatgtaactggATCTTATTTGACAGGAGTGAGAGATTTCATCTGTGAGACGTGTGGAAAATCGTTTAAGCGTAAGAATCACCTGGAGGTTCACAGGCGGACGCACACGGGGGAAACGCCACTTCAGTACGTCACCAATCAACATCGATCACACAACACTCGATTGTTCAGTTAACACAAATAGGGATTTTTACTTTGACGAACGTTGAATTCGAATAATAACGTTAAacacttcctcttctcttctgtgttCCTCCATCTTCACCCATGTCGCCTGTAAGATGTGAAATCTGTGGCTACCAGTGTCGCCAGCGTGCGTCTCTGAACTGGCACATGAAGAAACACACTTCAGAAGCCCACTACAACTTCACCTGTGAGTTCTGTGACAAGAGGTTTGAGAAGCTGGAAAGTGTTAAATTCCACAAGCTGAAGAGCCACCCAGATAAACAGGCCACCTGATTATGCCTGACTCGACTGCTGACCGAAGCTACAGTTTTGGCCCCCAGGAACCCGAAGGAAGACTTCCAGTGAAGGGAGAGACTTTCCTACAGTGGGGTTGTCTTGCCTCTCATGTCCAGGACGTCCAGGACTGTCCACCAAACCGTGGACAAGTGCAAGAGTGAGCCACTTTGACAGCTGTGCAGGACACTGCTTAGTCTACTGCACATTAATGATGTCCAACTGACCAGTCTCCTGAACTACGCTAGTTCAATCGTGGctaaaaaaagcaaacattacCAAGCTCAGCAGCTCTTACACGTGTCGGAGCTGTAATAAGAGGAACTGGTGCTGAAGTTTATTACCTTCACACTGCATCGTGTGATCAGATAgtgcttcaccacatgcattcaCATCTGGTATGAACATGCGTCTCCAGTGTCCGCATCCTTTTGCTATCTGACCACGATCGCCCCACCCTTATGTCACCtcccccctcttcttctgcaaaaATGTCCAGCAGCAGAATACTGCGTCACAGACTCgctgcatttacacttctgCTCAGTGTGGTCACAATCCATCTCCGACCACCTCCcgaagtggtttggcagatcagATAACAATCCATCCTCAGTGTGTCCTgtacttacaagtggtcaggtGCTATCAGATTGTGTTTGGATCACAGTAAGTGCTTTTTAATGCCAGATTTAAAGGAGGCCAATATGTAAAACTGTGCCTGGTTACAGGTTGTGCTTCACTGACCAATCATATCAAAGATGTAATTATATTCCTCAAATGCATTAGTGAACATTCATCACAACAGCCTTTTTATTTACTATAACTTCACAAATACATCATGATGTTTAAAACTATTAACAATAGTCAGCCACTCTTGTGTGTTTGAGTACACAGGAGCAAATGTTCATATATAGATATGAGCTAAAATGCAGGGCTGTGTCTTTATTCCTGTGTCTTACACATGGATCATCCTTCGATAAGGAGACTGACCTTTTGTGTGGGTCATGCAGCTTTAGGCCCGGGCCATTCTTCCGTGTCCACTAGAATGTCATCGTTCCTATGTCCACTGTGGTCTGTGCAGACCAGACCAGTCTCCACAGCATCTTGTTTGAGAACATTAATGAGAGGACGTCTGCCAGTAACACGAACAACTCGGCACTCAAAGAGTCTCCAAGCCCATGTGCACCTCTGACAGAATGACCATTTACAGTGTCCTTGTGTTAACTCGTGTCAGTGTGAAGAATTAAAATGTTGACCAGGGAATAGTGTGTGAACTTTATTTCAAGCTATGTTTACATTAACAGGTTGAAACCACTCATATCCGACGTGACGGTGGACCTCGCGAGCAGAGAGCACCACCTCTATGTGGACTTCTTGCTTCTCGTTTGACAAACTTCTTTTTGCTACCTCGACTGTTAGAGTTGTGAGATTGATCGATCCGTGCCACAGAGCAAACAGTCCAGACCGCTGAGAGTTATTTATCACGCAATCCAGCAGAAGgatgtcactgacagcagctcaaACGACACcttgccataaaaaaaaacaagcttttttttttcttcttgtctcAAATCAACAATCCGTTGCTCAGTTTTTCTAAATGTGTCATAACTTCCATGTTACAGCTCATACATCCTTTACCACCTTTAATAATAAAGGATGATCTAACTGTGAAGGTTTAGGTATTATGGCGTGTGGATGACACTGTCCAAACAGACTGAAgacaatgcagtgtcctgagaggaatgtgtgtgtgtgtgtgtgtctgtgatgtcctCTCCATCACACGACCCGTCATGTGTCAAATGTTGCCTCTTTCGTTTACGTCAGTCCAGAAATGAGCATCTGCTGTGTGGGTCTGAAGACTGAGTGTGTAtctcttctgtgtttgtttttaaccattCCAGCAGTCCTGACTCACACACAGGCGCTGATGAGAAACACTGTGAGTTTACAGTGACACTTTTCTCAGGAAGACTTCACTCTTACTcccctcttgtcctttttcttgTCTTCCTGGCTGTGTTTTCGATACACATCCGTCTGATGAATCACTCAACTATAAGATTGTGACAAATGTTTGACTGCTTGCTCTGAATTGCATTTGTGTGACAGAAATGGTTAATAATATGCATATGCGATGGGTTCTTGCCTCTTACGTAATGTACTCTGTGGCGTTTGAACACGTTGGGTGTGGGTAAGTGTGGGCGTGCATATAAAGTAAGAGAAGGCATGACACTTACTCATGAAATGACACCATACACACTATATCTCTGAATGTCGCTTTCTGTATATTTAGACTCGAGTGGCATCAGATAACGGAGTTAAGCTGTCTAAAgttaatatttgaaatgatgattttttttttttaagagtgtCAAATAccgattattttgataatcgattacatctgttgattgttttcaatggtttggtccataaaatgttaatcagtgtttgtcaaacccggaaatgatgttctcaaatgtccaaaatgattcagtttttaatgatttctttgtttatatggagcaaagaaaccagaaaatattcacatttaagaagcgtcaaaaatctgaaatcttgttttaagcatgaaaaagcttcaaatttgtcatttagtcatcgattactaatcgattaatcgagtcgTTGTTTCcgctcttcttttctttatttacatttcggACGCACCCATCGCGGGGCTTTTCTTATCGGctctttctttattattttgctgTTTCTTCATTCTGTTTTCCACTCGTCACTCTCAAGGAGATTAGAAATCATacgtaagaagaaaaaaatgaggtCAACATCTGAGAAtctgtgaaactgtgaaaatgaCCTGTGGAAACACCACCTGACAAAACTCCTCTCGTTATGGAAGATGAAGAAATCCAGTCGAGTGTTTGAGTCGAGGCGTGACAACATTATTTGCATGTGTACAGTACCatgcatttgtatttaaaagcaGAAGGACACAAAGGGAACACGATGCCAACGCACGAATATACGACTGAAATGGACTCGGTCAGTTTAAGGCTCTCATGCTTTTGCCAGCCGgccaaaataaagacaatacagtttcttttttgtctttaaatccCTGAATGGCCCTGCCCTGTCCTACAAGCTCACAGGCGACCAGGCGTTTACTGTTGTGGTCCATAAACAGTGGAATTATCTGCCTTTGCACAATTTTTAAATCTCTTATTAAAACTCATCTTCTCTTTTCAATGGCCTgtttaaattattcacattattcCTATTATTTTGCTATCTATGCTTTATGTCTGTTTACTTTGTTGTGGTTTGATGCCTttgatttattctgtcttttatgATTCCGCACAGCACGTCGGTTCACTGCGGTTGCTTGGAAGTGCTTTAACAAATGATGTTGGATTGGACTGCATGTAAATGATGACATTACCATTCATGTCAGATGATCCTGTCACATGGTGGCAGCAGAAAGACcgtaaaataaatgataaacgTGTATTTTCACAGCGATTGAAGATATTGACAATTGCAATTTTCACTATGGAAATGAAGCAACCAAAATCTATACAGCGTGAACTTGATATATAGGACGAGTTGTTTATATCGTTATAAATCACTTTTAACTATATGAAAGGGAACATGTTGGAGTCAAACTACTCGAGAATTAAAATGAGCAAGACCTCATTTCAGCATAGAGAGCATACGCTTAAATCTAGAGTTGTTCAAACATTATTAAccctgtcattttgttttgttctataAGAATAgaccacatttatttattggaaGTCCTATACTCAGCATAGCTTATTTAGATCATAATTCATAAACAATAACTCCCCTAAATACTATCAATAAACAGATTATTGTGGGGGAACTGTCTTAGTTAATGGTATAGAATATGGTCATGCAAAATAAGatattaataaatgttaaaggGCTGATATGTTACTTATTGTTTGTATGCAAGCAGCAACTAAAACGAAAGATAATCTGTGAATACTGACTGGACCACAGTGACCAGGTAGAAGCTATAACACAAGTTAATAGAATGTGGACATTAATCCACTCTTTAAAGCTATTTGAATCTCTGAGTGATAATGTTGAGCTTTGCATGTACACGTGTGCCATCATGggcatgttttaaatgagctgCAGCCTCCCTATTTGTTAGTGTAATTATCTAAGATTGTCCTGCCTCGCTGCGGTTTGAGCAAACGAGCACACCTTCAACACGTCATCACAGCAAACAACCAATTCTTTTATGTTACCTGCTGCCCGGTACACGGAACACTGCTGAACCTTCCTGGCTTTAATGGTCATGGTTAGTCTTTGTTCAGCTCGGGGAGAGAGGCCCTTCTAATGTCAAACAACCGTCATTGTAGGTCGCAGCCTTTTGTGGCACAAGAGATAAAAAGCTGGATTAATAAATGCTATTGATATGACTATTAAAGCAAATATCaatgtccaaaatgagtcaaactTTCCTCATgggttactttaaaaaaaaaaaaaaaagtaaatttaatTCAAATAGTAAAAGACCAAATCATATTTATTCCcttgttaaatgtaaaataatgttgaTAAATGTTTAGTGGTCCTAAGACTGACCCTTGTGGAACCCCATAAAAGTAGAGGCGGTAAAGAGGGCTGTCAAAATGTCCCTTTTAATGAGCCTTTCCACTATATAGTCCCGGCATGGCTCTACAGTTCGtgttccattacaatatagtacctcctcaacgtgggcggagtcatcatggcacgactgcatgaaactgctgtgacttagtattatacgcgacacaaaaaCTATAGTGACTTGTGAAgtggttgttttcagtgtaactgaatcattagaatcagtttattaaaaagatttgttcagtacctcctccatgaccggagcacagactccgtctgacgcAGACACGGCGGCAGCTAAATACACCGGAcgtttagacatttccttgctaaatgttggagattaacgcatgttttcaggatttcgaagtctttttaacggagctacagttcggcattgtttgtcATATCTTAGTATCGGCTCAGTTCGGctgagtcgagccgtgccggtaccatgtagtggaaaagcgccccccaaatcaaattctgcCTAGTTCCCCATAAAAGCTTGCGTCGGCACTGGTGATTAGATTTAAACTCTGCCCTCTTGTTCTTTCCTTAATTGGTTTGTGGGTTTGGATTTGGCCTAAATATTAACAACCTCTGCCAAGAAGGTTCTGTTTCTGTCGCTGTttgagtgtctgtctgttgtgGGGatgtagggttagggttatgacCCAGGAAAGGAGTTATTattagattaaagtcagatcaCCCTGTGTTGTTTTGACACTGAGCGTCCTTTGTGAGGCGTTTCATGCTCTCCGAGTGCTTTCCCGAGTATCGAATCATCTCATTATCATGACATATTTACAAACTATTTTCAAATTAACACCTAAGTGGCACAGTTGCATGTTGGTGTAGGCGCGTGCAGGTGATTTCGCTGCCTTTCACACTCTTGCTTTCCAGTCCCTCGCTCCCCCAGGAGCGACCGGTACAGCTCCATGGTGATATGTGATATCACTCAGTTGCTTTGGTTGACGCCCACCTGTGCTCCCTCCCCTCCTTTTCACTACTTATAAACCAGCCAGGACTCCAAAAATAAGAGCAGTGAGCTGCAACAGATCTCTTTTATCTCACGGAGTGACAAAGCCAGGGGAAGTGTAGTGTTGGTCAGTTTCAGACGACAGAAGTGGAACACGCCCCTGTGCTCCTGTTATCTCACAGTCAGTCCACTCCCACAGCAACAGCTTCCATCACCACAGTGAAGGTGGAGACTCTAAACAGTTGCCCAGCATCGGAGCGTATCCTTGGATTTCTCCCGTAAAAAAGGTAAGAAAAAGACCAACTGAAGTGAAACTTGTGCTcttgtgagtttgttttttccctttgttttgttttcttggcgGTTATTTTTCATGTGCCGGGGCAGTGCAGCGAgagatccatccatccaacaatGATGCTTTGTCTCTCCTGAGACCTGCCTGCAATTATTCCTCTCAATGGTGTCCTTTGAGATGTGTCCTGCCTGTGATTCGAAGTAGAAGTTAGTCACAGAGAGAATTCACAGAGACGTTCTGTTAATCGGAGGAACCAACACTCTACATGGTGTAAAGTGTGTTACCCACCAACAAGAGCTTAATCCGATGTTTTCAGGGCACCTGGATCCTTTTGTCAGTCACTGCTTGGTCAGCTTGAGCTCTGCATGTGACTCCAGCTTGTTAATACATCACCAGGCTGACTTGTTAGTGTCAGAGTGCAATCATTGACCGCGGACAAGTGGGAAAGCGCGTATGGGGGAGTCGAGGCAAGGAACTGCTCTGTTTCATTCCAGTTTTGAAATGTATGATTAACTTGA
It contains:
- the znf653 gene encoding zinc finger protein 653, translated to MAHSPTELESSLDADQAGEQVRGILRRCRGRPRLTDSDRAQRRLESRKKYDVRRVYLGESHKLWSELRRRTSLSDAGLAEYLILLNSTYGEKYQQKYSGKKIAPEVSVKQKKGRRERVSNLQSLVCWYQDHCHSCPHEPQLKALEPQPNFSTAALWQCESNHSFVQYLFSPPREASESEQEEEEDEGVNSDDNAEKTELVAAKGTESRRKRNETHKQFKDVDENVDVPEEHQTTTSPIKEDAALNLQSSSEAPSRDVPLIGQAVWEMEMEQQQGSPSSAFHSIPSEGEAEDLGQDSDAGVEEEIRTTPDNYDCVTMTTALADKQEKTDEDPVLSQTLSGSLELSAQTVPASVQEQSELFDPETVQTVVSNCEIPEQRAALEGSQLIIITGSSYEALASEGIQLNVGGGDMEEVTCTVIGGVAYNQVCACDSKIRTAEDEDSMTGLSDKQLLQPTDDSLELSSDRELQRSSVRSKRSRRGPVIEADGMLKMFHCPYEGCSQVYVAISSFQNHVNLVHRKGRTKVCTHPGCGKKFYLSNHLHRHMIIHSGVRDFICETCGKSFKRKNHLEVHRRTHTGETPLQCEICGYQCRQRASLNWHMKKHTSEAHYNFTCEFCDKRFEKLESVKFHKLKSHPDKQAT